One genomic segment of Anaerosporomusa subterranea includes these proteins:
- the trpD gene encoding anthranilate phosphoribosyltransferase, with amino-acid sequence MFQTILQRVVLGENLSEPEAECMMETIVEGSATAAQIGSMLTALSIKGETIEEIAGCARVMRRKATPVSTPGRVVDTCGTGGDKKNTFNISTTAAFVVAGAGLTVAKHGNRSVSSKCGSSDVLESLGIPINLDATAVAESLRKVNIGFLFAPQFHQAMKTVVGPRREIGIRTIFNILGPLTNPSGASCQLLGVFQPELTEMLAGVLQRLGAEHALVVHGMDGLDEVSISAPTKVTELKAGQIYTYYISPEDVGFQRADMSVIIGGNAAENGQILLNILQGEQGPRREVVLFNAAAALVAGDKADSLREGVALAAASIDSGQALAKFTELKLFQSEALQ; translated from the coding sequence ATGTTTCAAACCATCTTGCAACGCGTCGTCTTGGGAGAGAACCTGAGTGAGCCAGAAGCAGAATGTATGATGGAGACGATCGTGGAGGGCAGCGCCACGGCGGCGCAGATTGGCAGTATGCTTACCGCGCTGAGTATCAAAGGTGAAACCATTGAAGAAATTGCCGGCTGTGCACGGGTAATGCGACGCAAGGCTACGCCGGTCAGTACGCCGGGACGGGTAGTTGATACCTGCGGTACTGGCGGAGACAAAAAGAACACCTTCAACATCTCGACAACAGCGGCGTTTGTGGTTGCAGGAGCTGGGCTGACAGTTGCGAAGCATGGCAACCGATCCGTTTCCAGCAAGTGCGGCAGCTCTGATGTATTGGAGTCGCTTGGTATTCCGATCAACCTTGATGCTACGGCTGTAGCAGAAAGTTTACGGAAAGTAAACATCGGTTTTTTGTTTGCTCCCCAATTCCATCAGGCGATGAAGACTGTTGTCGGACCGCGCCGGGAAATCGGCATTCGCACCATTTTTAATATATTAGGGCCATTAACCAATCCCTCAGGGGCTAGCTGTCAACTGCTCGGAGTTTTTCAGCCTGAACTGACTGAGATGCTCGCCGGAGTATTGCAGCGGCTAGGGGCAGAACATGCACTGGTTGTGCATGGCATGGACGGCCTGGATGAGGTATCAATATCTGCTCCCACGAAGGTAACAGAATTAAAAGCCGGACAGATTTACACCTATTATATCAGTCCTGAGGATGTGGGCTTCCAGCGGGCAGATATGTCAGTCATCATTGGCGGCAATGCTGCTGAGAATGGGCAGATTCTGCTGAACATTCTGCAGGGAGAGCAGGGTCCGCGACGGGAAGTCGTTTTGTTCAATGCAGCAGCCGCTCTGGTCGCCGGTGACAAAGCCGACAGTTTGCGTGAAGGGGTGGCTCTGGCGGCTGCCAGTATTGACAGCGGTCAGGCACTGGCAAAATTCACAGAGCTAAAGCTGTTTCAAAGCGAGGCGCTGCAATGA